Proteins encoded together in one Formosa sp. Hel3_A1_48 window:
- the glmS gene encoding glutamine--fructose-6-phosphate transaminase (isomerizing), protein MCGIVGYIGHRAAQPIILKGLQRLEYRGYDSAGIALFDGARIRLSKTKGKVSDLQEKINSDHNNVGNIGIGHTRWATHGVPNDTNAHPHYSNSGDLVIIHNGIIENYASIKKELSKRGYTFQSDTDTEVLVNLIEDVQKNGGFKLGKAVQIALNQVVGAYAIAVIDIKKPNEIVAARLGSPLAIGVGENEYFIASDASPFIEYTNDAIYLEDEELAIIRLHKETKIRKIKDDSLVSPYIQQLKLNIDQIEKGGYAHFMLKEIFEQPQAIKDTYRGRLLVNQGLIKMAGVEDNLEKFINAQKITIVACGTSWHAGLVAEYIFEDLARIPVEVEYASEFRYRNPVISAKDIVVAISQSGETADTLAAIKLAKAQGAFVFGVCNVVGSSISRETDAGAYTHAGPEIGVASTKAFTTQITVLTMMALRLAKAKGTISNSDYKRHLVELETTPTKVEQALKSDALSKQIAAVYKDVPNALYLGRGFNFPVALEGALKLKEISYIHAEGYPAAEMKHGPIALIDEHMPIVVIATKYGHYEKIVSNIQEIKSRKGKIIGIVTKGDTEVKALADHVIEVPETLELLSPLVTTIPLQLLSYYIAVLLEKNVDQPRNLAKSVTVE, encoded by the coding sequence ATGTGTGGAATAGTAGGCTACATTGGACACCGCGCAGCGCAACCCATAATTTTAAAAGGACTTCAACGTTTGGAATACAGAGGGTATGACAGTGCTGGGATCGCCCTTTTTGACGGAGCGCGCATCAGGCTGAGCAAGACAAAAGGCAAGGTAAGCGATCTTCAAGAAAAAATAAATTCTGACCATAATAACGTAGGGAACATTGGCATCGGACATACCCGCTGGGCAACCCATGGGGTCCCCAACGATACAAACGCACACCCCCACTATTCAAACTCTGGCGATTTGGTTATTATCCACAACGGAATCATTGAAAACTATGCATCCATAAAAAAAGAACTCAGCAAAAGAGGATACACCTTCCAATCGGACACCGATACTGAGGTCTTGGTGAACCTTATCGAGGACGTACAAAAAAATGGCGGCTTTAAACTGGGCAAAGCCGTACAAATAGCCCTAAACCAAGTAGTTGGAGCTTATGCCATTGCAGTTATAGATATTAAAAAACCCAATGAAATTGTAGCGGCGCGCTTGGGCAGTCCACTGGCCATTGGTGTTGGCGAAAACGAATATTTTATTGCAAGTGATGCTTCACCGTTTATCGAATACACCAATGACGCTATTTATTTGGAAGACGAAGAACTGGCCATAATCCGCTTACACAAGGAAACTAAAATTCGAAAAATAAAAGACGATTCGCTGGTGAGTCCTTACATTCAACAGCTCAAATTAAATATTGATCAAATTGAAAAAGGCGGCTACGCGCACTTTATGCTTAAAGAAATTTTTGAACAACCTCAGGCCATCAAAGACACCTATAGAGGGCGTTTGTTGGTAAATCAGGGGCTAATCAAAATGGCAGGGGTTGAAGATAATTTAGAAAAGTTTATCAACGCCCAAAAAATTACCATAGTAGCCTGTGGTACCTCCTGGCATGCAGGCTTAGTTGCTGAGTATATTTTTGAGGACCTTGCACGAATTCCCGTCGAGGTAGAATACGCCTCGGAGTTTCGCTATAGAAACCCGGTTATAAGCGCAAAAGATATTGTGGTGGCTATATCACAATCTGGGGAAACGGCAGATACACTGGCAGCCATCAAATTGGCCAAAGCACAGGGGGCATTTGTATTTGGTGTTTGCAATGTGGTAGGCTCGTCTATTTCTAGAGAAACAGATGCTGGGGCTTATACCCATGCAGGGCCAGAAATAGGGGTGGCCTCGACCAAAGCGTTCACCACCCAGATTACGGTCTTAACCATGATGGCTCTCAGGCTGGCAAAGGCCAAAGGCACGATTTCAAACTCAGACTACAAACGCCATTTGGTGGAACTGGAAACCACCCCAACAAAAGTTGAACAGGCTTTAAAATCTGATGCTTTGAGCAAGCAAATTGCGGCAGTTTACAAAGATGTTCCCAACGCGCTTTACTTAGGTCGGGGCTTTAACTTTCCTGTAGCCTTAGAAGGCGCACTGAAGCTAAAAGAAATCTCCTACATCCACGCTGAGGGCTATCCTGCAGCGGAGATGAAACACGGACCTATTGCGCTGATTGATGAGCATATGCCCATTGTGGTGATTGCGACAAAGTATGGACATTACGAAAAGATTGTAAGCAATATCCAAGAGATCAAATCCCGTAAGGGAAAGATCATTGGAATAGTCACCAAAGGCGACACTGAGGTTAAAGCCTTGGCCGATCACGTTATTGAGGTGCCAGAGACCCTAGAGCTTTTATCTCCATTGGTAACGACCATTCCCTTGCAGTTGCTCTCCTACTATATAGCAGTACTGCTTGAAAAAAACGTAGATCAACCACGGAATTTAGCAAAATCCGTCACCGTAGAATAA
- a CDS encoding MraY family glycosyltransferase, translated as MYSIEFISAYLITTMLLGVFAINSFRRFILIFRIFGRPKKRDLHKTPVPNSAGIVFLFLFLVGCLPIINFVKDVRSFFYLTICLVLLTIIGFWDDLKIMSAKRKLVYEIFIIIAAVIADDLVLTNLNGFLGLYELPLWFGFPFTVFIGVFMINSFNLIDGIDGLSGFISIIAFTSFAVIFWVLDYKACFGICILMIGIILAYLPFNFSNKRKVFMGDSGALFIGFLLFLMTMMVVTSNEPIIQRLIHKSILPIAPMTIFLYPMIDTASIYLFRLTLGQSPFDPDRWHTHHLLLMLTNSHLMSSILISLMSLFIIALFSYLAFWISAINFIALFFVVFLTLLFAISCLRLYLRRQQQKEFDKKTPYSSV; from the coding sequence TTGTATTCAATTGAATTTATCTCTGCTTACTTGATTACGACTATGCTTTTGGGTGTTTTCGCGATCAATTCATTTAGACGCTTTATTCTAATATTTAGGATATTTGGAAGACCAAAAAAAAGAGACTTACACAAAACTCCTGTGCCAAACTCAGCAGGTATTGTTTTTTTGTTTTTATTCTTGGTTGGATGTTTACCAATCATAAACTTCGTGAAGGATGTGCGGAGTTTTTTTTATTTGACAATCTGTTTGGTCTTGCTTACCATTATTGGTTTTTGGGATGATTTAAAAATAATGAGTGCAAAAAGAAAATTAGTCTACGAGATTTTCATCATCATTGCTGCTGTCATTGCCGATGATTTGGTGTTAACAAATCTCAATGGATTTTTAGGCCTATACGAATTACCTTTATGGTTTGGTTTCCCTTTTACTGTATTTATCGGCGTTTTTATGATTAATTCATTCAATTTAATTGACGGTATTGATGGGCTTTCAGGGTTTATTTCCATCATAGCGTTCACTTCTTTTGCTGTTATTTTTTGGGTATTGGACTATAAAGCCTGTTTTGGAATTTGCATTCTTATGATAGGTATTATTTTAGCTTATCTCCCTTTTAATTTCAGCAACAAACGAAAGGTGTTTATGGGTGATTCTGGTGCTCTTTTTATTGGATTTCTGTTGTTTTTAATGACTATGATGGTGGTTACGAGTAATGAGCCTATAATTCAAAGGCTAATACACAAATCAATTTTACCGATAGCACCAATGACTATTTTCTTGTATCCAATGATCGATACTGCAAGCATCTATTTATTCCGCTTAACTTTAGGACAGAGTCCTTTTGATCCAGACAGATGGCATACCCACCATTTACTACTGATGCTCACGAATTCGCATCTAATGTCATCGATACTCATTAGCCTAATGTCCTTGTTCATAATTGCCTTATTTTCATATCTTGCATTTTGGATATCAGCTATTAACTTTATAGCATTATTTTTTGTGGTGTTTCTAACTTTACTTTTTGCTATATCGTGCCTCAGACTTTATTTAAGACGTCAGCAACAAAAGGAATTTGACAAAAAAACCCCCTACAGCAGTGTGTAG
- a CDS encoding adenylyltransferase/cytidyltransferase family protein yields MTKKIGITFSTFDLLHAGHVKMLEEAKTQCDYLIVGLQLDPSLDRAEKNAPSQSITERYIQLKGCKFVDEIVPYVSEQDLEDILRAFKLDVRIIGDEYKDKAFTGRDYCETKGIELYFNTRDHRFSSSGLRKQVKTAKN; encoded by the coding sequence ATGACTAAAAAAATAGGCATTACTTTTTCAACCTTCGATCTTCTGCACGCAGGGCATGTAAAGATGTTGGAAGAAGCCAAAACCCAATGCGATTACCTGATTGTAGGCTTACAATTGGACCCTTCGCTAGACCGTGCAGAAAAAAATGCACCTTCCCAGAGCATTACAGAGCGCTATATTCAGTTAAAAGGTTGTAAATTTGTAGATGAAATTGTGCCTTATGTTTCTGAACAAGATTTAGAAGACATTCTGCGCGCTTTCAAATTGGATGTACGCATCATTGGTGATGAGTACAAAGACAAAGCATTTACAGGAAGAGACTATTGCGAGACCAAAGGCATAGAATTATATTTTAATACTAGAGACCACAGGTTTTCATCTTCTGGATTGAGAAAACAAGTAAAAACAGCGAAAAACTAA
- a CDS encoding nucleotide sugar dehydrogenase: MNIKSICCIGAGYVGGPTMAVIAQKNPDIKVTVVDLNAQRIADWNHTDLKKLPIYEPGLDEVVAEARGRNLFFSTEVDKAIDAAELIFISVNTPTKNYGAGKGMAADLKYVELCARQIAKVATSDKIVVEKSTLPVKTAEAIQNILDHTGNGVDFQILSNPEFLAEGTAMRDLAVPDRVLIGGDSSSSKGQQAIQALVDIYSSWVPKENILTTNVWSSELSKLTANAFLAQRVSSINALSELCEATGADVQEVAKAIGMDSRIGPKFLQASVGFGGSCFQKDILNLVYIAKSLGLDEVADYWHHVILMNNHQRDRFAKNIIKTLYSTVNGKTIAFLGWAFKKDTNDTRESAAIYVADLLMDEQATIKVFDPKVTATQMQADLNYLNTRPEDENATYLKTERDPYAALEGAHALAVLTEWDEFKTYDWQRIYNKMQKPAFVFDGRNVLDRAALETIGFIYKGIGS, translated from the coding sequence ATGAACATTAAATCCATATGCTGTATAGGCGCCGGTTATGTCGGTGGGCCGACCATGGCTGTAATAGCGCAAAAGAATCCAGATATTAAAGTTACGGTCGTAGACCTCAACGCACAACGCATTGCCGACTGGAACCATACCGATTTAAAAAAGCTCCCCATTTACGAACCTGGTTTGGATGAGGTGGTTGCCGAGGCTCGTGGACGCAACTTATTTTTTTCTACTGAAGTTGATAAGGCTATTGACGCCGCAGAACTAATTTTTATATCGGTCAACACCCCTACTAAAAACTACGGTGCAGGCAAGGGCATGGCAGCAGATTTGAAGTATGTAGAACTCTGTGCGCGTCAAATCGCAAAAGTCGCTACATCAGACAAAATTGTAGTCGAAAAATCGACCCTGCCTGTAAAAACAGCCGAGGCCATTCAAAATATTTTGGACCACACCGGTAACGGAGTGGATTTTCAGATTCTTTCTAATCCAGAGTTTTTAGCCGAGGGGACTGCCATGCGCGATTTGGCTGTTCCGGACCGCGTGCTTATTGGAGGAGATTCCTCTTCGTCCAAAGGGCAACAAGCCATACAAGCCTTGGTGGATATATACAGCAGTTGGGTACCCAAAGAAAACATTCTAACCACCAATGTATGGTCCTCTGAACTTTCCAAGCTCACCGCCAATGCTTTTTTGGCCCAACGTGTGTCTTCAATAAACGCGCTTTCGGAGCTGTGTGAAGCCACTGGTGCTGATGTTCAGGAAGTGGCCAAAGCCATTGGTATGGACAGCCGTATAGGTCCAAAATTCTTGCAAGCATCTGTTGGTTTTGGCGGGTCTTGTTTTCAAAAAGATATTTTGAATTTGGTGTACATCGCCAAGTCCCTAGGTTTGGATGAGGTAGCGGACTACTGGCATCATGTGATTCTAATGAACAACCACCAGCGCGACCGCTTTGCCAAGAATATTATCAAAACACTCTACAGCACGGTCAATGGGAAAACTATTGCCTTTTTGGGTTGGGCTTTTAAAAAAGACACCAACGACACTAGAGAATCTGCTGCCATTTATGTTGCAGATTTACTTATGGACGAACAGGCCACCATCAAGGTCTTTGACCCTAAGGTGACGGCCACTCAAATGCAGGCGGATCTAAATTACTTAAACACCCGTCCAGAGGATGAAAACGCAACTTACCTAAAGACAGAACGCGATCCTTATGCTGCCTTAGAGGGCGCGCATGCCTTAGCGGTACTTACCGAATGGGATGAGTTTAAAACCTACGATTGGCAGCGGATTTATAACAAGATGCAAAAGCCAGCCTTTGTTTTTGATGGACGTAATGTCTTGGACCGCGCGGCTTTAGAAACTATAGGGTTTATATATAAAGGCATAGGGTCCTAA
- the rfbA gene encoding glucose-1-phosphate thymidylyltransferase RfbA produces MKGIILAGGSGTRLYPITLGTSKQLLPVYDKPMIYYPLSVLMLAGIKEILIISSPEDLPNFERMLGSGAQLGISLSYKEQASPDGIAQAFLLGEEFIAGDDVCLVLGDNVFNGHGFSKLLDKAVANVSNDNMATIFGYYMSDAKRYGVVEFDSEGKAISIEEKPEHPKGNHAVTGLYFYPNSVVEIAKNIKPSKRGELEITTVNQEFLKRGALKVELMGRAFAWLDTGTHESLIEASNYIKAIETRQGLKVACLEVIAFQMGYINKAQLLKLAEPLKKSGYGQYLIQRAKEF; encoded by the coding sequence ATGAAAGGTATTATTTTAGCAGGTGGCTCAGGAACCCGATTGTACCCCATCACTTTGGGCACATCAAAGCAGTTATTACCTGTTTATGATAAGCCGATGATCTATTATCCTTTATCGGTACTAATGTTGGCTGGCATCAAAGAAATACTGATCATTTCATCACCGGAAGATTTGCCAAATTTTGAACGCATGCTCGGCAGTGGTGCACAGCTGGGTATTTCACTTAGCTATAAAGAACAAGCCAGTCCTGATGGTATAGCACAAGCATTTCTTTTAGGCGAAGAGTTTATTGCAGGCGATGATGTATGTTTGGTATTGGGTGATAATGTCTTTAATGGGCATGGTTTTTCCAAACTATTGGACAAAGCAGTTGCCAATGTAAGCAATGACAATATGGCTACAATATTTGGCTATTATATGAGTGATGCAAAGCGTTATGGAGTGGTTGAGTTTGACAGCGAAGGTAAAGCCATTTCTATTGAAGAAAAACCTGAGCACCCCAAAGGAAATCATGCGGTTACAGGCTTGTATTTTTACCCAAATTCAGTAGTTGAAATTGCCAAAAATATAAAGCCGAGTAAAAGAGGAGAGCTAGAGATTACCACAGTAAATCAAGAGTTTTTAAAACGCGGAGCGCTCAAAGTGGAACTGATGGGCCGTGCCTTTGCCTGGCTAGATACCGGTACACACGAATCTTTAATTGAGGCCTCAAATTACATCAAAGCCATAGAGACAAGGCAAGGACTTAAAGTTGCTTGTTTGGAAGTGATTGCATTTCAGATGGGCTACATCAATAAAGCTCAGCTTTTAAAACTCGCAGAGCCGCTTAAAAAAAGTGGCTATGGCCAATACCTAATCCAGCGGGCTAAAGAATTTTAA
- a CDS encoding adenylyltransferase/cytidyltransferase family protein encodes MSKPKAVIVSGYFNPIHKGHLEYINNAKALADVLIVIVNSDHQRALKGSKEFQNEAERLFIVSNIKAVDKAILSIDKDRTVCATLEKIAADYGAVYDLAFANGGDQNNDSIPERPTCSKVGIALIDGLGDKIQSSSWLLKKL; translated from the coding sequence ATGTCAAAACCAAAAGCTGTCATCGTATCTGGTTATTTTAACCCAATCCACAAGGGCCATTTGGAATACATCAATAACGCCAAGGCACTTGCAGATGTTTTAATTGTTATTGTCAATTCAGATCATCAGCGCGCGCTGAAAGGCAGTAAAGAATTCCAAAATGAAGCGGAGCGCTTGTTTATTGTTTCCAACATCAAAGCAGTAGACAAGGCCATACTCTCTATTGATAAAGACCGCACTGTGTGTGCAACGCTAGAAAAAATAGCAGCCGACTACGGCGCTGTTTACGACTTAGCTTTTGCCAATGGCGGTGATCAAAACAACGACAGCATTCCCGAGCGTCCAACTTGCAGCAAGGTTGGCATCGCTCTTATTGACGGGCTCGGCGATAAAATTCAATCCAGCAGTTGGTTGCTCAAAAAACTTTAG
- a CDS encoding transcription termination/antitermination NusG family protein: MIDKENYWWVLRVKAGHELKAVSDLEHLGVESYTPSVEVLRQWSDRKKKIQKPLISRHVFVKLTAAQERIVFGSRSVLGYMNVHGARARVWPKEIKQLQQYCNNTHQASDVSVGAHVDAPVLGVDAEIVEVKNGICYSVSDCGRFKIQFKLVR; encoded by the coding sequence GTGATTGACAAGGAAAATTATTGGTGGGTTTTGAGGGTTAAAGCCGGGCACGAGCTAAAAGCTGTTTCTGATTTAGAGCATCTTGGTGTTGAGTCGTATACTCCTAGCGTTGAGGTCCTTCGGCAGTGGAGCGATCGGAAAAAGAAGATTCAAAAGCCTTTGATTTCTCGGCATGTATTTGTAAAGCTAACCGCTGCTCAGGAACGCATCGTTTTCGGCAGTAGAAGTGTATTGGGCTATATGAATGTACATGGAGCGCGGGCAAGAGTTTGGCCAAAAGAAATTAAACAATTACAGCAGTACTGCAACAACACGCATCAGGCTTCTGACGTTTCTGTTGGAGCGCATGTTGACGCTCCTGTATTGGGCGTTGATGCAGAAATTGTTGAAGTTAAAAACGGTATTTGCTATTCGGTTTCGGACTGCGGCCGTTTTAAAATACAGTTTAAACTGGTGCGTTAA
- a CDS encoding phosphoheptose isomerase produces the protein MDKQFFNGIRVELESLGFKITAADLERPWGAFYYIDERQAQAFADHFFSGLDVEDLRIEGKLSPKILMVKPNVKLSWQYHNRRAEIWQVYKGTVGVVQSETDAENEMQTYRSGAQIKLNQGVRHRLVGLDDFGVVAEIWQHTDAVPSDEEDIIRVQDDFGR, from the coding sequence ATGGACAAACAGTTTTTTAACGGTATTCGGGTAGAATTGGAATCTTTAGGCTTCAAAATCACCGCTGCAGATTTGGAGCGCCCATGGGGTGCCTTTTATTACATCGATGAACGCCAAGCGCAAGCGTTTGCCGATCATTTTTTTAGCGGCTTGGATGTTGAGGACCTACGAATTGAAGGGAAACTCAGCCCTAAAATCTTGATGGTAAAACCCAATGTAAAGCTCTCTTGGCAATACCACAACCGCCGCGCCGAAATTTGGCAAGTCTACAAGGGTACAGTGGGAGTTGTACAGAGTGAAACAGATGCAGAAAATGAGATGCAAACCTACCGCTCTGGTGCACAAATTAAACTCAACCAGGGGGTGCGCCACCGCTTGGTGGGCTTAGATGATTTTGGTGTGGTCGCAGAGATTTGGCAACATACCGATGCTGTTCCTTCAGACGAGGAAGACATCATAAGAGTGCAAGACGATTTTGGACGCTAA
- the galE gene encoding UDP-glucose 4-epimerase GalE: MKKKILVTGGAGYIGSHTVVELFKSGYLPIIVDNMCNTSERNLSGINKILNTELPFHNVDCTDLKQMERIYALYEDIHACIHFAAYKSVEDSVKYPEKYYKNNIGSLETLLKCFEQAKFKNLIFSSSCTVYGMPDKLPVDERAPFKKAESPYGETKQKCELLIQNNNCNSVSLRYFNPIGSHESGLIGDCSSDNASNLVPIVAEVAAGLRAKLTVNGNDYDTHDGTCVRDYIHVQDLAIAHVKALDYLLEHEVKEVFNVGTGHGLSVLDIVTAFEASNNLKLKYAIGDRRAGDVEKIYADGAKIKKVLGWKAVRTTEEALIAAWNWQKSTQDA; this comes from the coding sequence ATGAAGAAAAAAATACTAGTTACAGGCGGGGCGGGCTACATCGGGTCTCATACCGTTGTTGAACTCTTCAAATCTGGATATTTGCCTATAATTGTTGACAATATGTGCAACACCTCTGAGCGAAATCTTAGCGGTATAAATAAGATTTTAAACACTGAACTACCATTTCACAATGTAGATTGTACAGATTTAAAACAAATGGAGCGTATTTATGCGCTTTATGAGGATATTCATGCCTGTATCCATTTTGCAGCATATAAATCCGTTGAGGACTCCGTCAAATACCCAGAAAAGTACTACAAAAACAATATTGGTTCGCTGGAAACACTCTTAAAATGCTTTGAACAAGCTAAGTTCAAAAATCTAATCTTTTCCTCTTCCTGTACGGTTTATGGCATGCCCGATAAACTGCCCGTAGATGAGCGCGCACCGTTCAAAAAAGCAGAATCGCCATATGGAGAAACAAAGCAAAAATGCGAGCTTTTAATCCAAAACAACAACTGCAATAGTGTGTCTTTGCGGTATTTTAACCCCATTGGTTCCCACGAATCTGGACTGATCGGGGATTGCTCTAGCGATAACGCCAGTAATTTAGTGCCCATAGTAGCTGAAGTAGCTGCTGGTTTGCGCGCTAAACTGACGGTCAATGGAAATGATTATGATACGCACGATGGCACCTGTGTCAGAGATTACATCCACGTTCAGGACTTAGCTATTGCTCATGTAAAAGCTTTGGATTACCTGCTTGAGCATGAAGTCAAAGAGGTGTTTAATGTTGGTACAGGGCATGGGTTAAGCGTTTTGGATATAGTCACTGCTTTTGAAGCTTCAAACAATCTGAAACTCAAGTACGCCATAGGAGACCGAAGAGCAGGAGATGTTGAAAAAATATATGCTGATGGAGCTAAAATAAAGAAAGTTTTAGGGTGGAAGGCGGTTAGAACTACAGAAGAGGCATTAATCGCTGCATGGAATTGGCAAAAATCAACTCAGGATGCATAA
- the rfbB gene encoding dTDP-glucose 4,6-dehydratase: MTKTKNILITGGAGFIGAHVVRRFVIKYSDYHIYNLDALTYAGNLENLTDIEAKDNYSFLHGDITDQAYINTIFKQYKFDAVIHLAAESHVDRSITDPLAFAKTNILGTMVLLNAFKALHKNNWAGKRFYHISTDEVYGSLGESGLFEESTPYDPNSPYSASKASSDHFVRAYGETYGLPYVITHCSNNYGPYQFPEKLIPLFINNILDDKPLPVYGDGNYTRDWLYVVDHAIAIDLVFHKGENHETYTIGGFNEWKNIDLVKVLCKQMDEKLNRVSGTSEKLITYVKDRPGHDLRYAIDAAKINKELGWNPTVTFEEGLSKTIDWYLNNKQWLSSVSSGNYQDYYKKQYAKL, translated from the coding sequence ATGACAAAAACAAAGAACATATTAATTACTGGAGGAGCAGGTTTTATCGGCGCTCATGTGGTTCGGCGTTTTGTAATTAAGTATTCAGATTATCATATCTATAACCTTGACGCTTTGACCTATGCAGGTAATCTCGAGAACCTCACGGATATTGAAGCCAAGGATAATTATAGCTTTTTACACGGAGATATTACCGACCAAGCCTACATCAACACCATTTTTAAGCAATACAAATTTGATGCGGTAATCCACTTAGCAGCTGAGTCGCATGTGGACCGCTCCATTACCGACCCCTTGGCTTTTGCCAAGACCAATATCTTGGGTACAATGGTGCTTTTAAATGCCTTTAAAGCATTGCATAAAAATAATTGGGCAGGCAAACGTTTTTATCATATAAGCACGGATGAGGTGTATGGAAGTCTTGGTGAGTCTGGACTTTTTGAAGAGTCAACGCCATACGATCCCAACTCACCATATTCTGCTTCGAAAGCCAGTTCAGACCATTTTGTGCGTGCTTATGGCGAAACTTATGGATTACCCTACGTCATAACCCATTGTTCCAACAATTATGGGCCATACCAATTTCCAGAAAAACTCATTCCCTTATTTATCAATAATATTTTGGATGACAAACCACTTCCTGTTTATGGCGACGGTAATTACACTAGAGATTGGCTTTATGTCGTAGATCATGCCATCGCTATAGATTTGGTGTTCCATAAAGGAGAAAACCATGAAACCTATACCATTGGCGGATTTAACGAATGGAAAAATATTGATTTAGTTAAAGTCCTTTGCAAACAGATGGACGAAAAACTAAATCGGGTATCAGGTACAAGTGAAAAACTCATCACTTATGTAAAAGATCGTCCAGGTCATGACCTTCGCTATGCGATTGACGCTGCAAAAATTAATAAAGAATTAGGCTGGAACCCAACGGTAACCTTCGAGGAGGGGCTATCCAAAACTATTGATTGGTATTTGAATAACAAACAGTGGCTCAGTAGTGTTTCATCGGGGAATTACCAGGACTATTATAAAAAACAATACGCGAAGCTATGA
- a CDS encoding NAD-dependent epimerase/dehydratase family protein, with product MKTNKTILVTGAAGFIGFHLAKALIKQGYTVVGLDNINAYYDVHLKYARLNELGIDRAEAEVFNALCSSRSHGLQMQFIRMNLEDRNALPKLFKELKFDMVCNLAAQPGVRYSLENPEAYIDSNINGFLNILECCRHHNVKRLVYASSSSVYGNSATVPFDESANVDKPISLYAATKKSNELMAHTYAHLYGIETIGLRFFTVYGPWGRPDMAMFLFTDAIINNRPIKVFNKGKLSRDFTYIDDIVSGVVNTLLADAKNSALYKLYNIGNSAPVELMDFIQAIESKLGVEAQKQMLPMQPGDVNQTWADVRALQNDYNYTPNTSVVDGVAAFVEWYQSYYKTKDGV from the coding sequence ATGAAGACAAACAAAACCATACTCGTAACAGGTGCCGCAGGCTTTATAGGGTTTCACCTCGCTAAAGCGCTGATCAAACAGGGCTACACTGTTGTTGGTTTGGACAATATTAATGCGTATTACGATGTGCATCTTAAATACGCGCGTTTGAATGAGTTGGGTATAGACCGCGCTGAGGCTGAGGTTTTCAATGCGCTTTGCAGCAGCAGATCCCATGGACTTCAAATGCAGTTCATCCGTATGAATTTGGAAGACCGCAACGCCTTACCAAAGTTGTTTAAAGAACTAAAGTTCGATATGGTTTGTAATTTAGCTGCACAGCCTGGGGTTCGTTATTCTTTAGAAAATCCAGAGGCCTATATCGATTCCAACATCAACGGGTTTTTAAATATTTTAGAGTGTTGTCGACACCACAATGTGAAACGACTGGTCTATGCATCCAGTTCGAGTGTTTATGGAAACAGCGCTACGGTCCCATTTGATGAATCTGCGAATGTAGACAAGCCCATAAGCTTGTATGCAGCTACTAAAAAATCGAATGAACTCATGGCCCATACTTATGCGCATTTATACGGAATTGAAACCATAGGCTTGCGCTTTTTTACAGTCTATGGCCCTTGGGGGCGACCTGATATGGCCATGTTTTTATTTACCGATGCCATCATAAACAACAGGCCAATAAAAGTTTTTAATAAGGGTAAACTCTCAAGAGACTTTACCTATATCGACGACATAGTTTCTGGGGTAGTCAACACCCTTTTAGCGGACGCAAAAAATTCAGCGCTCTACAAACTGTACAACATTGGCAACAGTGCGCCCGTAGAGCTGATGGATTTTATCCAGGCCATTGAAAGCAAGCTGGGGGTAGAAGCCCAAAAACAAATGCTGCCGATGCAGCCCGGTGACGTTAATCAAACATGGGCCGATGTCCGTGCCCTACAAAACGACTACAACTACACACCCAATACCTCCGTTGTAGATGGTGTTGCTGCTTTTGTAGAGTGGTACCAGTCCTATTACAAGACTAAAGACGGTGTATAA